The genomic DNA GTAGAACTTAAATAATTCAAATTATACAAAAGGGACTCTGGAGGAATCCAGAGTGCCTTTTTCTCATGTAAAGTTTATAATTTCTTCTATAAACTAAAAAAGTCAACCTTGAAATTCTTCTAAAGGAGGACTTTTTTCTTTTGAAAATTAACATGTATCTATGAAATTTATAAAATATATCGAATCCATTATACCATAAAAGCCAAGGGTTGACAACCAGTATAGTTTATGATAACATTATATACTGCCATAAGAGGCAAAATTCTAAATAATTTGTATAGAATATGTTGAAAATGGCAATATTAACAACTATGGAAAGAATAGCTTTTTTTAATTTTCAACTTTCAACATTTGAAAGTTGTTTATATAAAATTATGCATTAAAAGAAAAGACCTCATCTCACTAACAGCATATTTTTTTGTGTGATCCTAGAGGTTTTTTATATTAGTACAAGGGGTGAATAATATGCCACATCCTATTCAGGTCGGAAGAAGAACCAGAATGAGCTATTCAAGAATTGAAGAAGTTATCGACATGCCAAACCTTATAGAGATTCAAAGAGAATCCTATGTATGGTTTTTGAAAGAGGGATTAAAAGAAGTATTTGAAGATATTTCCCCTATTCAAGATTATACAGGAAATTTGATTCTTGAATTTATTGATTATTCTTTAGATGGAGATCCAAAATACCATATTGAGGAGTGCAAAGAAAGAGATGTTACATATGCTGCACCACTTAAGGTGAAGGTAAGACTAATCAATAAAGAAACTGGAGAAGTAAAAGAACAAGAAGTTTTTATGGGAGATTTCCCACTCATGACAGACAAAGGAACTTTTATCATCAACGGAGCTGAAAGAGTTATTGTAACGCAACTAGTTAGATCTCCTGGGCCATATTATGCAGTACAAGTAGATAGAACAGGTAAAAGATTATATTCTACTACTGTAATTCCAAATAGAGGAGCATGGCTTGAATATGAAACAGATTCTAATGATGTCATCTCTGTTAGGGTAGACAGAACTAGAAAACAGCCTTTAACTGTATTATTAAGGGCATTAGGTTTTGGTACAGATGCTGAAATTATTAATCTTTTAGGTGAAGATGAAAGACTTATGCATACCTTAGACAAGGACAGTACAAAATCTAGAGAAGAAGGTCTTTTGGAAATTTATAAAAAATTAAGACCAGGAGAACCTCCTACTGTAGAAAGTGCAAAGTCTTTAATTGATTCTTTATTTTTTGATCCTAAAAGATATGATTTGGCAAAAGTAGGAAGATATAAATACAATAAAAAATTAGGCCTTTTTAATAGAATTATGGGGCAAAAAGCAGCAGAAAATATAGTGAATCCTTATACAGGAGAAATCTATGTTGAAGAAGGACAAAAGATCGATAGAGAAGTTGCAAAAGACATTGAAAATGCAGGAATTAAGGTAGTACATGTACTTGGCGAAGAAGGAAAAATTGTAAGAGTGATTGGAAATCACTTTGTAGATATTAAAGAACATATATCCTTTAATGTAGACGATTTAAACATAGAATCAAGAGTACATTTTCCTGTATTAAAAGAGATTTTAGATACTTATGAAGATGAAAATGAAATTAAAGAAGCATTAAAGGAAAGAAGGAAAGATCTATCTCCTAAAAATGTGATTATTGATGATATTGTTGCATCTATAAGCTATGTTTTAAATTTAGCTCATGGAATAGGAGAAGTAGATGATATAGATCATTTAGGAAATAGAAGATTAAGATCTGTTGGAGAGCTTTTACAAAATCAATTTAGAATTGGACTATCTAGAATGGAAAGAGTAGTAAAAGAAAGAATGACCATTCAAGATATAGATGTAATTACTCCACAAGCATTAATTAATATTAGACCTGTAGCAGCTGCCATTAAAGAATTCTTTGGAAGCAGTCAGCTTTCTCAATTTATGGATCAAACCAATCCACTTGCAGAGCTTACTCATAAAAGAAGATTGTCTGCATTGGGACCAGGAGGATTATCTCGTGAAAGAGCAGGATTCGAGGTAAGAGACGTGCATCATTCTCACTATGGTCGTATGTGTCCTATTGAAACTCCTGAGGGTCCGAATATCGGATTGATTGGATCGTTAGCCACTTATGGTAAAATCAACGAATATGGATTTATCGAAGCTCCTTATAGAAAAGTAGATAAAAAAAGAGGAGTAGTAACAGATGAAATTCATTATTTAACTGCTGATGAAGAAGATCCAGTAATTGTTGCACAAGCCAATGAACCTCTTGATGAAGAGGGAAAATTCATAAATAGAAGGGTTACTGCAAGAACGAAGAATGGAGATATTGATGTTGTACCAAGAGATGAAGTAGATTATATGGATGTAACACCAAAACAAATGGTATCTGTTGCTACTGCGATGATTCCATTCCTTGAAAATGATGATGCCAACCGTGCATTAATGGGATCAAACATGCAACGTCAAGCTGTTCCGCTACTTAAAACAGATGCGCCTATTATAGGAACAGGTATGGAATATATAGCAGCTAAAGATTCAGGAGTAGTAGTACTTGCCAAAAATACAGGTATGGTAGAAAGAGTTGCAGCAGACGAGATTGTGATTAAAAGAGATTCAGATGGTGGACGTGATCGATATAAACTACTCAAGTTTAAAAGATCTAACCAAGGAACATGTATTAATCAAAGACCAATTGTCAATAAGGGAGAACATATAGAAAAAGGTGAACCTATTGCAGACGGTCCTTCTACAGACACAGGAGAAATTGCATTAGGAACAAATATCCTAATTGGTTTTATGACTTGGGAAGGGTATAACTATGAGGATGCTATCTTACTTAACGAAAAATTAGTTATGGAAGATGCCCTAAGCTCTATTCATATAGAAGAATATGAGTCAGAGGCAAGAGATACAAAGCTAGGGCCAGAAGAAATTACAAGAGATATTCCAAACGTAGGAGAAGACGCTTTAAAAGATTTAGATGAAAGAGGCATTATTAGAATCGGAGCAGAAGTGAAATCTGGAGATATTCTTGTAGGAAAAGTTACACCAAAAGGAGAGACAGAGCTTACTGCAGAAGAAAGACTTCTAAGAGCAATCTTTGGAGAAAAAGCAAGAGAAGTAAGAGATACATCTTTAAGAGTTCCTCATGGAGAAAGTGGAATTATTGTAGATGTAAAAGTATTCACAAGAGAAAATGGGGATGAATTGCCACCAGGAGTTAATGTTTTAGTAAGATGTTATATTGCTAAAAAGAGAAAAATCATGGTGGGAGATAAAATGGCAGGGCGTCATGGAAATAAAGGGGTTATTTCTAGAATATTACCTGAAGAAGATATGCCATTTTTAGAAGATGGAACACCTCTACAAATTGTTCTAAATCCTCTTGGAGTACCATCTCGTATGAATATTGGTCAGGTACTTGAAGTCCATTTGGGTCTTGCAGCAAAAAAATTAGGATGGCACGTAGCAACTCCTGTATTTGATGGAGCAAATGAGTATGATACTCAAGATGCCCTAAAGCTTGCTGGATATCCTGAAGATGGAAAGCTTCAATTATATGATGGAAGAACTGGAATGCCTTTTGATAACCGAGTAACAGTGGGATATATGTATATGTTAAAACTGCATCACTTAGTAGATGATAAAATCCATGCTAGAAGTACTGGACCTTACTCATTGGTAACACAACAACCATTAGGAGGTAAAGCTCAGTTTGGAGGACAAAGATTTGGAGAGATGGAAGTTTGGGCTCTAGAAGCTTATGGAGCAGCTCATACTCTTCAAGAAATACTAACAGTAAAATCTGATGATGTAGTAGGACGTGTAAAAGCATATGAAGCTATTGTAAAAGGTGAAAATATTCCAGAACCAGGAGTGCCAGAATCATTTAAGGTATTAATTAAAGAACTTCAAAGTTTATCGTTAGATGTAAAGGTATTGACAGAAGAAGATACTGAAATTGAAATTAAAGAGTCTGTTGACGAAGAAGGAAATGAATTGGATACAATTCTAGATGGTGATGAGTTCCAAATTCCTGATGAGCATCATGAAGAAGAAGTGGAAGAAGAAAATGAAAATGATGACAGTGAAGATGCAGACATTGATGAATCAGAACTTAATTTTGAAGAAACGAATTATTCTGATTTCGAAGATGACTATGATGATTTTAAGCTTTAAAAAATTTGAGAGATTAAGTCATAATGAAGGGAGAGAAACCCCTTGTTTGAGCTAAATAATTTTGAATCCATAAAAATTGGTCTTGCTTCGCCAGAAAAAATTAGAAGCTGGTCAAAAGGAGAAGTTAAAAAGCCTGAGACTATCAATTATCGTACATTAAAACCAGAAAAAGAAGGGTTATTCTGCGAAAAGATTTTTGGACCTACAAAGGACTGGGAATGTCATTGTGGGAAATACAAAAGAGTAAGATATAAAGGTGTTATTTGTGATCGATGTGGAGTTGAAGTTACTAAGTCAAAGGTAAGGAGAGAGAGAATGGGGCATATTGAACTTGCAGCCCCAGTATCTCATATATGGTATTTTAAAGGAATTCCAAGTAGAATGGGACTTCTTTTAGATATGTCGCCAAGGGCACTTGAAAAAGTATTATATTTTGCATCTTATATAGTAACAGATGTAGGTGAAACATCATTAAGCTATAAACAGTTATTAAATGAAAATGAGTATAGAGAATATAGAGATAAATTTGGAAATGCTTTTAAGGCTTCTATGGGAGCTGAAGCTATTAAAGACATCTTAAGTAAAATAGATTTAGAAAAATTATCTAAAGAACTTAGAGTAAAGCTTAGAGATAGCTCAGGACAAAAAAAGATAAGAGCCATTAGAAGATTAGAAGTAGTAGAAGCTTTTAGACAATCAGGAAATAGACCGGATTGGATGATTCTTGATGTAGTTCCTGTTATTCCTCCAGATTTAAGACCTATGGTGCAACTAGATGGAGGTAGATTTGCTACTTCAGATTTAAATGATTTATATAGAAGAGTAATCAATAGAAATAATCGTTTGAAAAGATTACTAGATTTAGGAGCACCGGATATCATTGTAAGAAATGAAAAAAGGATGCTACAAGAAGCGGTAGATGCTCTTATTGATAATGGAAGACGAGGAAGACCTGTAACAGGACCTGGAAACAGACCACTTAAGTCATTATCAGATATGTTAAAAGGAAAACAAGGACGTTTTAGACAAAACTTACTTGGAAAACGTGTTGATTATTCAGGACGTTCTGTTATCGTAGTAGGACCAGAACTTAAGTTTTATCAATGTGGGCTTCCTAAGAAAATGGCACTAGAGTTATTTAAGCCATTTATCATGAAAAGACTTGTAAATGATGGATATGCTCATAATATAAAAAGTGCAAAGAGAATGGTAGAGAGAGTCAAACCAGAAGTTTGGGATGTATTAGAAGAAGTTATCAAAGAACATCCAGTACTTTTAAATCGTGCTCCTACCCTTCATAGATTAGGAATTCAAGCATTTGAGCCAATACTTGTAGAGGGAAAAGCTATTAAACTCCATCCATTAGTATGTACGGCTTATAATGCAGACTTTGATGGAGACCAAATGGCAGTACACGTTCCACTTTCTGTAGAAGCACAAGCAGAAGCAAGATTTTTGATGCTTTCAGTGAATAATATATTGGCACCAAAAGATGGTTCTCCTATTACAACACCTACTCAGGATATGATTTTAGGAAGTTACTATTTAACTGTTGAAGTAGAGGGCGAACGTGGAGAAGGTATGGTCTTTAAAGATTTTGATGAAATGCTTATGGCATATCAAAATGGTGTAGCAGGACTTCATGCAAGAGTAAAGGTAAGAAGAAAATTAAGTGAAGAAGATCCTGGAAAGATCGTAGAAAGTACTGTAGGAAGATTTATTTTCAATGAAAGAATTCCACAAAATTTAGGTTTTGTAGATAGAAGTAAAGACTTATATAGCTTAGAAATAGATTTCCTTTGCGATAAGAAAAAACTTGGAAAAATTATTGATAAATGTTTTAGAAGATTTGGAAATACCACTACTGCTATTATGCTGGATAATATTAAGCAAATGGGATTCCATTATTCTACTATTGGTGCGATTACTATAGGAGTATCAGATATGGATATTCCTAAAGAAAAAGAAATCCTTCTTTCACAAGCGGATGAAATTGTAGATAAATATGAAAAAGCTTATAGAAGAGGATTAATATCTGATGAAGAAAGATATGAAAAGGTAATTAGAACGTGGGCAGATACTACTGAAAAAGTAACGGATGCCCTTATGGCTAATCTTGGAAGACTTAATAATGTATTTATCATGGCCCACTCTGGAGCGAGAGGTAGCAAAAATCAAATTCGTCAGCTTGCAGGAATGAGAGGACTAATGGCAAATGCATCAGGACATACAGTAGAGCTTCCTATTAAAGCTAATTTCCGTGAAGGATTATCTGTGTTAGAATATTTCATATCTACTCATGGAGCTAGAAAAGGTCTTGCAGATACAGCTCTTCGTACAGCTGACTCAGGATATTTAACAAGAAGACTTGTAGATGTCAGTCAAGATGTAATTATAAGAGAACTAGACTGTGGAACTACAGAAGGAATTGAAGTAGAAGACTTTAAAGATGGAAATGAATTAATCGAACCATTATATGACCGTATTGTTGGAAGATATGCTCTAGAAGATATCATTCATCCAGAAACAGGAGAAGTACTTGTAGAAGCAAAAACAGAAATCAAAGAAGACGATGCAGATAAAATTGTTGAAGCAGGAATTACAAAAGTAAAAATAAGAACAGTACTTCATTGTAAAACAAGACATGGTGTTTGTGGACATTGTTATGGAAGAAACTTAGCTACAGGAGAATCTGTAAATGTAGGAGAGGCTGTTGGAATCATTGCAGCTCAATCTATCGGAGAACCTGGAACACAGCTTACAATGCGTACTTTCCATACTGGTGGAGTTGCAGGAAATGATATTACTCAAGGTTTACCAAGGGTTGAGGAACTATTTGAAGCAAGAAAACCAAAAGGATTAGCCATCATTACAGAAATTGCAGGAACTGTATCTATTAATGAAACGAAGAAGAATAAAGAAGTAATGGTTACAGGAAATGATGGCGAACAAAGAGTATACTCTATTCCTTACGGATCAAGAATCAAAGTAAGAGAAGGACAAATTATCAAAGCTGGGGATGAGATTACAGAAGGATCTGTAAATCCTCATGATATTTTAAGAATCAAGGGTGTAGCTGGAGTACAAGAATATCTTGTAAAAGAAGTACAAAGAGTATACAGACTTCAAGGTGTGGATATCAATGATAAACATATTGAAGTCATTGTAAGACAAATGGTTTCTAAAGTAAAACTTGAAGATGCAGGAGACACAGATTTATTACCAGGTGGACTTTGTAATCTTCATGAATTTGAAGAAGTAAATAAAGAAGTAGAAGAAAAAGATTTAATGCCTGCAATTGGAAAAAGAGTTTTATTAGGAATTACAAAAGCATCTTTAGCTACAGAGTCTTTCTTATCAGCAGCATCATTCCAAGAAACTACAAGAGTTTTAACAGAAGCTGCTATTAAAGGAAAAGAAGATAATTTAATAGGGCTTAAGGAAAATGTAATTATTGGTAAACTTATTCCAGCAGGAACAGGAATGAGAAGATATAAAAGTATTGCTATTGAACATGCAGAATAAAAATCAAAAACTATTAGTTGACAGTGTAAAACTCTAATGCTAAAATGTTATAGTGTGTAAAATAACAGATAGTGGACTTTTTGAATACTAGGAAAGATTATGTGAATTCACATAATCTTTCAGGTGTTTAATAAAGGAGGAAACTATATGAATCATATGTTAGAAGAACTCAAAAAAAATAAAAAATTAGTAGTGGGTACCAAACAAGCATTAAAAGCAATCAAAGAAGATCAAGTAGAAACTTTATTTATTGCTAAAGATGCAGAGAAACATGTAATAAGAAACATAGAAGATGCAGCTAAACAAAAGAATGTTCAAATTGTTTATGCAGAGTCTATGCACAAGCTTGGGAAAGCTTGTGGAATTAATGTAAAAGCTGCTACAGCAGTGATATTAAAATAATTTACACATGTGATGGGTAGTAAGCATAGGAATTTCCTATGAAAAATAAACTAGTTTTTAAGTATTGGAAGGAGGTGTATAGTATGCCTACAATTAACCAATTAGTGCGCAAATCAAGAGAAAAAGTTGAATACAAATCAAATTCTCCAGCACTTCAAAGAGGATTTAACTCATTACAAAGAAGAGCTACAAAAATGAGTGCACCTCAAAAAAGAGGAGTTTGTACATCAGTAAAAACTGTAACTCCTAAAAAACCTAACTCAGCGTTAAGAAAGGTTGCCAGAGTAAGACTTACAAATGGTATAGAAGTAAGTGCTTATATACCAGGTATTGGTCACAATCTGCAAGAACATAGCGTTGTATTAATTAGAGGTGGAAGAGTAAAAGACTTACCAGGGGTTAGATACCACATTGTAAGAGGTACTCTTGATACTGCAGGAGTAAAAGACAGAAACCAAGCAAGATCTAAGTATGGTGCGAAAAAACCTAAAAAATAATTGATCGTCGAGCGAGAATATGCCCATCTTAGAGGGTGGGCTTTATATATATTTGAGCGCACGGCGGCAATCCATAAGGTTGTCGAGTACCGATGAGAGAAATTCATGTTAAGGAGGGAAGAAAAGTGCCAAGAAAAGGAAATGTACCTAAAAGAGAAGTATTACCAGATCCAGTATATGGAAGCAAAGTGGTAACAAAATTAATTAATAGCATTATGTTAGATGGTAAAAAAGGAACTGCACAAAGACTTGTTTATAATGCATTCCAAACAATCCAAGAACAAACTGGAGAAGAAGCTTTGGAAGTATTTGAAAAAGCAATGAACAATATTATGCCTGTTCTTGAAGTAAAAGCAAGACGTGTGGGTGGGGCAAACTACCAAGTTCCAATCGAGGTAAGACCTGAAAGAAGACAAACATTAGGACTTAGATGGTTAACTCTATATTCTCGTAAAAGAGGAGAAAAGAGTATGGAAGAAAGATTAGCAAAAGAGATTATGGATGCTGCAAACAATACAGGAGCATCTGTTAAAAAGAAAGAAGATACTCATAAAATGGCAGAAGCGAATAAAGCATTTGCTCATTATAGATGGTAGTTATTTCTTTTATGTTATATTGTCTCCATTTTGGGGGACAATATTTTCTGTAGCAATACCGATACTAGAAAGGAGGAGAAATTGTGCCTAGACAGTTTCCGTTAGAAAAAACTCGTAACATAGGGATTATGGCTCATATTGATGCGGGAAAAACAACAACTACTGAGAGAATTCTATTCTATACAGGTAAAACTCATAAAATAGGAGAAACACACGAAGGTGGAGCTCAAATGGACTGGATGGAGCAGGAACAAGAAAGAGGAATCACTATTACTTCTGCTGCCACAACTTGTCAATGGAAAGATCACAGAATCAACATTATTGACACACCGGGACACGTGGACTTCACAGTTGAAGTAGAAAGATCACTTCGTGTACTTGATGGTACTGTAGCTGTTTTCTGTGCAAAAGGTGGAGTTGAACCACAATCAGAAACAGTTTGGCGTCAAGCTGAAAAATATGGAGTTCCTAGAATGGCATTTGTAAACAAAATGGACATTATGGGAGCAGACTTTTATCATGTTGTAGACATGATGAAGGATCGATTAAAAGCAAATGCAGTTCCAATTCAATTACCTATAGGTGCAGAGGATACCTTTGTAGGAATTATAGATTTAATTGAAATGAACGCAAGAATTTATAAAGATGATTTAGGAAAAGAAATAGAGGTTACTGAAATTCCTGAAGATATGAAGGATCAAGCTGAAGAATACAGAATGGAATTATTAGAAGCTGTAGCTGAAGCTGATGAAGAATTAATGATGAAATATCTTGAAGGAGAAGAATTAACTATAGAAGAAATCAAAAAAGCAATTAGAAAATTGACGATTGATGGAAAAATGGTTCCTGTATGTTGTGGAACAGCATACAGAAATAAAGGTGTGCAACCAATGCTTGATGCTGTAGTTGCATTTATGCCATCTCCGCTTGATATTCCAGCAATCAAAGGACTTCTTCCTGATAGTCAAGAAGAAGATGAAAGACACGCAGATGATAAGGCACCATTCTCTGCATTAGCTTTCAAAATTATGGCAGATCCATATGTAGGAAAATTAGCTTTCTTTAGAGTGTATTCAGGAGTTTTACAATCAGGATCTTATGTATACAACTCTACAAAAGGTAAAAAAGAAAGAATTGGACGTATTCTTCAAATGCATGCAAATACAAGAGCAGAAATCACAGAAGTATATGCTGGAGATATTGCAGCAGCAGTTGGTTTAAAAGATACAACAACTGGAGACACTTTATGTGACCAAGCACATCCAATTATATTAGAATCTATGGAATTCCCAGAGCCAGTTATTGAAATTGCTATTGAACCTAAAACAAAAGCAGGACAAGAAAAAATGGGTGCTGCTTTAGCAAAACTTGCTGAAGAAGATCCGACTTTTAGAACTTTTACAAATACAGAAACAGGTCAAACAATTATTGCTGGAATGGGAGAACTTCATCTTGATATTATCGTAGATAGAATGCTAAGAGAATTCAAGGTAGAAGCAAATGTGGGTAAACCACAAGTTGCTTACAAAGAAACTATTACTACGCCTACAGATGTAGATACAAAATATGCTCGTCAATCTGGTGGACGTGGACAATATGGTCACGTTAAACTTAGAGTTTCACCAAGAGAACCAGGTGAAGGATACGAATTTGTTAACTCTGTTGTTGGAGGAGCCATTCCAAGAGAATATATTCAACACGTTGATGCAGGTATTCAAGAAGCAATGAAAAATGGTGTGCTTGCAGGATATCCAGTAGTAGACGTAAAAGTTGAATTATATGATGGTTCTTACCATGAAGTTGACTCATCTGAAATGGCATTTAAAATTGCTGGATCTATGGCTTTCAAAGAAGCTATGAGAAAAGCAAAAGCAGTAATTTTAGAACCATATTTCAAGGTTGAAGTTACTGTCCCAGAAGAATATATGGGAGATGTTATTGGAGATATCAACTCAAGACGTGGTAGAATTGAAGGTATGGAAGCTAGATCAGGAGCTCAAATTGTAAGAGGATATGTGCCACTATCTGAAATGTTTGGATATGCAACAGATCTTCGTTCAAAAACACAAGGTCGTGGAGTATATGTAATGCAATTTGATCATTTTGAACAAGTTCCAACAAGCATAGCTGAAAAAATTATCAATGGAAAATAGTTTGTTGTCAGACTTTTGTCTGACAACATAACAAATTTTAATTATAGATGCAAAGAGATGCATCATACTTAAAAGGAGGAGAAAAAAATGGCAAAAGCTAAATTTGAAAGAAGCAAACCTCACGTAAATATAGGAACAATTGGTCACGTTGACCACGGTAAAACAACTTTAACAGCAGCAATCACAACAACATTA from Inediibacterium massiliense includes the following:
- the rpsL gene encoding 30S ribosomal protein S12; its protein translation is MPTINQLVRKSREKVEYKSNSPALQRGFNSLQRRATKMSAPQKRGVCTSVKTVTPKKPNSALRKVARVRLTNGIEVSAYIPGIGHNLQEHSVVLIRGGRVKDLPGVRYHIVRGTLDTAGVKDRNQARSKYGAKKPKK
- the rpsG gene encoding 30S ribosomal protein S7; translation: MPRKGNVPKREVLPDPVYGSKVVTKLINSIMLDGKKGTAQRLVYNAFQTIQEQTGEEALEVFEKAMNNIMPVLEVKARRVGGANYQVPIEVRPERRQTLGLRWLTLYSRKRGEKSMEERLAKEIMDAANNTGASVKKKEDTHKMAEANKAFAHYRW
- the fusA gene encoding elongation factor G, translated to MPRQFPLEKTRNIGIMAHIDAGKTTTTERILFYTGKTHKIGETHEGGAQMDWMEQEQERGITITSAATTCQWKDHRINIIDTPGHVDFTVEVERSLRVLDGTVAVFCAKGGVEPQSETVWRQAEKYGVPRMAFVNKMDIMGADFYHVVDMMKDRLKANAVPIQLPIGAEDTFVGIIDLIEMNARIYKDDLGKEIEVTEIPEDMKDQAEEYRMELLEAVAEADEELMMKYLEGEELTIEEIKKAIRKLTIDGKMVPVCCGTAYRNKGVQPMLDAVVAFMPSPLDIPAIKGLLPDSQEEDERHADDKAPFSALAFKIMADPYVGKLAFFRVYSGVLQSGSYVYNSTKGKKERIGRILQMHANTRAEITEVYAGDIAAAVGLKDTTTGDTLCDQAHPIILESMEFPEPVIEIAIEPKTKAGQEKMGAALAKLAEEDPTFRTFTNTETGQTIIAGMGELHLDIIVDRMLREFKVEANVGKPQVAYKETITTPTDVDTKYARQSGGRGQYGHVKLRVSPREPGEGYEFVNSVVGGAIPREYIQHVDAGIQEAMKNGVLAGYPVVDVKVELYDGSYHEVDSSEMAFKIAGSMAFKEAMRKAKAVILEPYFKVEVTVPEEYMGDVIGDINSRRGRIEGMEARSGAQIVRGYVPLSEMFGYATDLRSKTQGRGVYVMQFDHFEQVPTSIAEKIINGK
- the rpoC gene encoding DNA-directed RNA polymerase subunit beta', with translation MFELNNFESIKIGLASPEKIRSWSKGEVKKPETINYRTLKPEKEGLFCEKIFGPTKDWECHCGKYKRVRYKGVICDRCGVEVTKSKVRRERMGHIELAAPVSHIWYFKGIPSRMGLLLDMSPRALEKVLYFASYIVTDVGETSLSYKQLLNENEYREYRDKFGNAFKASMGAEAIKDILSKIDLEKLSKELRVKLRDSSGQKKIRAIRRLEVVEAFRQSGNRPDWMILDVVPVIPPDLRPMVQLDGGRFATSDLNDLYRRVINRNNRLKRLLDLGAPDIIVRNEKRMLQEAVDALIDNGRRGRPVTGPGNRPLKSLSDMLKGKQGRFRQNLLGKRVDYSGRSVIVVGPELKFYQCGLPKKMALELFKPFIMKRLVNDGYAHNIKSAKRMVERVKPEVWDVLEEVIKEHPVLLNRAPTLHRLGIQAFEPILVEGKAIKLHPLVCTAYNADFDGDQMAVHVPLSVEAQAEARFLMLSVNNILAPKDGSPITTPTQDMILGSYYLTVEVEGERGEGMVFKDFDEMLMAYQNGVAGLHARVKVRRKLSEEDPGKIVESTVGRFIFNERIPQNLGFVDRSKDLYSLEIDFLCDKKKLGKIIDKCFRRFGNTTTAIMLDNIKQMGFHYSTIGAITIGVSDMDIPKEKEILLSQADEIVDKYEKAYRRGLISDEERYEKVIRTWADTTEKVTDALMANLGRLNNVFIMAHSGARGSKNQIRQLAGMRGLMANASGHTVELPIKANFREGLSVLEYFISTHGARKGLADTALRTADSGYLTRRLVDVSQDVIIRELDCGTTEGIEVEDFKDGNELIEPLYDRIVGRYALEDIIHPETGEVLVEAKTEIKEDDADKIVEAGITKVKIRTVLHCKTRHGVCGHCYGRNLATGESVNVGEAVGIIAAQSIGEPGTQLTMRTFHTGGVAGNDITQGLPRVEELFEARKPKGLAIITEIAGTVSINETKKNKEVMVTGNDGEQRVYSIPYGSRIKVREGQIIKAGDEITEGSVNPHDILRIKGVAGVQEYLVKEVQRVYRLQGVDINDKHIEVIVRQMVSKVKLEDAGDTDLLPGGLCNLHEFEEVNKEVEEKDLMPAIGKRVLLGITKASLATESFLSAASFQETTRVLTEAAIKGKEDNLIGLKENVIIGKLIPAGTGMRRYKSIAIEHAE
- a CDS encoding ribosomal L7Ae/L30e/S12e/Gadd45 family protein; amino-acid sequence: MNHMLEELKKNKKLVVGTKQALKAIKEDQVETLFIAKDAEKHVIRNIEDAAKQKNVQIVYAESMHKLGKACGINVKAATAVILK
- the rpoB gene encoding DNA-directed RNA polymerase subunit beta, giving the protein MPHPIQVGRRTRMSYSRIEEVIDMPNLIEIQRESYVWFLKEGLKEVFEDISPIQDYTGNLILEFIDYSLDGDPKYHIEECKERDVTYAAPLKVKVRLINKETGEVKEQEVFMGDFPLMTDKGTFIINGAERVIVTQLVRSPGPYYAVQVDRTGKRLYSTTVIPNRGAWLEYETDSNDVISVRVDRTRKQPLTVLLRALGFGTDAEIINLLGEDERLMHTLDKDSTKSREEGLLEIYKKLRPGEPPTVESAKSLIDSLFFDPKRYDLAKVGRYKYNKKLGLFNRIMGQKAAENIVNPYTGEIYVEEGQKIDREVAKDIENAGIKVVHVLGEEGKIVRVIGNHFVDIKEHISFNVDDLNIESRVHFPVLKEILDTYEDENEIKEALKERRKDLSPKNVIIDDIVASISYVLNLAHGIGEVDDIDHLGNRRLRSVGELLQNQFRIGLSRMERVVKERMTIQDIDVITPQALINIRPVAAAIKEFFGSSQLSQFMDQTNPLAELTHKRRLSALGPGGLSRERAGFEVRDVHHSHYGRMCPIETPEGPNIGLIGSLATYGKINEYGFIEAPYRKVDKKRGVVTDEIHYLTADEEDPVIVAQANEPLDEEGKFINRRVTARTKNGDIDVVPRDEVDYMDVTPKQMVSVATAMIPFLENDDANRALMGSNMQRQAVPLLKTDAPIIGTGMEYIAAKDSGVVVLAKNTGMVERVAADEIVIKRDSDGGRDRYKLLKFKRSNQGTCINQRPIVNKGEHIEKGEPIADGPSTDTGEIALGTNILIGFMTWEGYNYEDAILLNEKLVMEDALSSIHIEEYESEARDTKLGPEEITRDIPNVGEDALKDLDERGIIRIGAEVKSGDILVGKVTPKGETELTAEERLLRAIFGEKAREVRDTSLRVPHGESGIIVDVKVFTRENGDELPPGVNVLVRCYIAKKRKIMVGDKMAGRHGNKGVISRILPEEDMPFLEDGTPLQIVLNPLGVPSRMNIGQVLEVHLGLAAKKLGWHVATPVFDGANEYDTQDALKLAGYPEDGKLQLYDGRTGMPFDNRVTVGYMYMLKLHHLVDDKIHARSTGPYSLVTQQPLGGKAQFGGQRFGEMEVWALEAYGAAHTLQEILTVKSDDVVGRVKAYEAIVKGENIPEPGVPESFKVLIKELQSLSLDVKVLTEEDTEIEIKESVDEEGNELDTILDGDEFQIPDEHHEEEVEEENENDDSEDADIDESELNFEETNYSDFEDDYDDFKL